From one Sphingomonas xanthus genomic stretch:
- a CDS encoding DUF1467 family protein has product MQWTSVLAIYFLIFCLTAFLMLSFGVKTHEEAGISVVPGQADSAPHDFNLPRHLLKSALVAALLTALYVANYVFGWIGIEDLDFYS; this is encoded by the coding sequence ATGCAGTGGACGTCGGTCCTGGCGATCTACTTCCTGATCTTCTGCCTGACCGCCTTCCTGATGCTGTCGTTTGGCGTGAAGACGCATGAAGAAGCGGGAATCAGCGTGGTGCCCGGACAGGCCGACAGCGCGCCGCACGATTTCAACCTGCCTCGCCATCTGCTGAAGTCGGCGCTGGTCGCGGCACTGCTGACCGCGCTTTACGTCGCCAATTATGTCTTCGGCTGGATCGGGATCGAGGACCTCGATTTCTACAGCTAG